A region from the Salvia splendens isolate huo1 chromosome 15, SspV2, whole genome shotgun sequence genome encodes:
- the LOC121766947 gene encoding uncharacterized protein LOC121766947 has protein sequence MANKEELQDEGIVALSTNCSQLISGIMPMKRRDPGGCIIPCEIGNTIFTKCLLDQGSGISLMALKTARAIGLEERMEPIDIALQLADHSIVKPTGIVEDFLVKIDKFIIPIDFIVLDMPEDKEVLILFGRPFLATGDVLLGAKDNTVTFRVNGEQLTINVEKAMKHPTNAKACFRVDDLDKCIFDKSCYSARIEGSAFEKGSLERDFGSTFKMSIDDMDGEQVDQRAQRNKF, from the coding sequence ATGGCGAACAAGGAGGAACTTCAGGATGAGGGGATTGTGGCATTGAGCACAAATTGCTCACAGCTGATATCTGGAATCATGCCGATGAAGAGAAGAGATCCAGGAGGTTGCATCATACCATGTGAAATTGGTAACACGATTTTCACAAAGTGTTTATTGGACCAAGGTTCAGGGATCTCACTGATGGCATTGAAAACTGCCCGTGCCATTGGTTTGGAGGAAAGAATGGAGCCTATCGACATCGCTCTACAATTGGCTGATCACTCCATAGTGAAGCCCACTGGAATTGTCGAGGATTTCTTGGTTAAAATCGATAAGTTCATCATTCCCATTGATTTTATTGTGCTCGACATGCCAGAAGATAAAGAAGTGCTAATTTTATTTGGTAGACCATTTCTAGCAACGGGAGATGTATTGCTTGGAGCAAAGGATAACACTGTTACATTCAGAGTTAATGGTGAGCAACTGACTATCAATGTTGAGAAGGCGATGAAACATCCTACTAATGCAAAGGCATGTTTTCGAGTTGATGACTTAGACAAATGCATCTTTGATAAGTCGTGCTATTCTGCTAGAATTGAAGGAAGTGCATTTGAAAAGGGAAGTCTAGAAAGAGACTTTGGCTCCACATTCAAGATGAGTATCGATGACATGGATGGAGAACAAGTCGATCAACGAGCTCAGAGAAACAAGTTCTGA